The window GAGATTCTGGAGGAGGTGCGGCTGCGCCACGACTGGCACCGCTTCTTCGTGGTGCTCGCGTACGCGCGCGGCTACTCGGCCACCGAGATCGACATCGAGCTGCTGCCGCGCCGGCATGGTGTCGCGAAGTACTCGGGTCGAGGCCGCATCCTGGTCGGTGTCCTCGACCTGGTATCCGTGGCGTTCTTCCTGTTCTTCTCCCGCAAGCCGCTCATCCTGTTCGGTGCGAGCGGTCTCATCATGGCCGCGCTCGGCATCCTGGTCGGGCTCGTGACCATCGTGCTGCGCATCGGGCACTGGATGCCGCCCTTCGGCTTCCGGCCGCTGCTGTACCTCGTGATCCTGCTCGAGGTGCTCGGCTTCCTGCTGGTCGGCTTCGGCTTTGTCGCGGAGCTGGTCGCGCAGCAGCAGGCGGAGCTGGACGCGCTGCAACGGAAGCTGTCACGCGCACTGCGCGGTGAACACAGCGACGACGGCCGGGCGTGAGCAGAAAGCAGCGGAAGCCGCGTGTGCTCGTGGTCGCCGGGACGCGTCCCGAGGCGATCAAGCTTGCGCCCGTGATGGAGGCGCTCGTCGCACGCGACGAGGTGGAGACGCGTCTCGCGCTCACGGGCCAGCACACGGACCTCGTCGACCAGGTGCTGGAGGTCTTCGGTCTCGAGCCGAGCTGGGACCTCGGCATCATGCGCGAGGGGCAGTCGCTCTACGACGTCGCCGCAGGCTGTCTCACCGAGCTGCGCGCCGTGTATGCGGAGTACGAGCCGAACCTGGTGCTCGTCCAGGGCGACACGGCGAGCGTGTTCTTCGGCTCGCTCACCGGCTTCTTCGAGAAGACCCGGGTCGGTCATGTCGAAGCGGGACTGCGCAGCCATGACAAGTGGCGGCCGTACCCCGAGGAGGTGCTGCGTCGGCTGACCAGTGTCGTCGCCGACATGCACTTCGCGCCGACGCCACTCGCCCGCGAGAACCTGCTCGCGGAGGGCGTTCCCGACGACATCGTGTACGTCACCGGCAACACCGTTGTCGACGCACTCGGCCGCATTGCCGCGCGCGAGCGGCCGGTGCGCGATCCTGTGCTGCGCAACGTGCTCGCGGACCGCCGGCGGCTGGTGCTGCTGACCGCGCACCGGCGCGAGTCCTTCGGAGCACCACTGCGCGAGGCGTTCGACGCCGTGCGCGACGTGGCGGACGCGCACGAGGACATCGTCGTCGTGTACCCGGTGCACCCGAACCCGCAGGTGAAAGCGACCGCCGAGGCGACGCTCGCAGGTCACCCGCGTGTCCGGCTCGTACCGCCGCTCGACTACTTCGACCTGATCCAGGCACTGCGCGCGTCCACGCTCGTGATCACCGATTCGGGCGGAATCCAGGAGGAAGCGCCCAGCTTCGAGACGCCCGTGCTGGTGCTGCGTGAGGTCACGGAGCGGCCCGAGGGCGTGAACGCGGGCGTGGCGGAGCTGGTCGGCACCGACGGTGACGCCATCCGCACCCGTGCCGCCGCGCTCCTCGCCGACCCGGGCGTCGCCGAGCGGCTGCGGACGGTGGGGAACCCGTACGGCGACGGACGGGCTGGCCAGCGCATCGCCGACATCGTCGTGCACCGGCTGACCGGCGCGGAGCGACGCACCAGCGACTGGAACCCGGCCGCATGAAGGTCCTGCAGCAGTGCATCTACTTTCCACCCGAGGTCGGAGGGCTGGAAAGTCACGCCTGGTATCTCTGTCGCGAGCTGGTGCGCATGGGCGACGATGTCACCATGGTGACGTCGCTGTCGCAGCCGGGGCTGAAGAGGGACGAGGTGAGGGAGGGCGTGCGCGTGGTGCGGCGCTGGATGCCCGGGCGCACGCCGGCCGGGTGGATCGCCCACACGAGCGCGACGTTTCCCGCCTACCTGCGCCTGGCACGCCACGCGGACGTCCTGCACGCGCAGACCTTCGCGTCCGCGCCGCCGGGCATGCTCGCGAAGCGGCTCTATGGTCACCCCCTCGTGCTCACGCTCCATACGTCGCATTTTCTCCGGCTGGCGGGACAGCCGCGCTGGCAGCCCGTGCTCCGCGGGATCATCCGCGCCGCGGACTGGCTGCTCGCCGCGAGTACGGAGATCCGCGACGTCGCACTCGGGCTGTACGAGCATCCGCGCGCGGAGGCGCTCACGAACGGCGTCGACACCACGATGTTCGCGCCCGGTCCTGCAGCGCCTGTGCCGGCCGGGCGACGACGCCTGATCGTGCCGCGCCGGCTGTTCGAGAAGAATGGCGTCGAATACTTCATCCGTGCGCTGCCGCTCGTGCGCGAGCGGCTGGACGTGGAGGCGGTGCTCGTGGGCGACGGGCCGGAACGAGCGAAGCTGGAGGCGCTCACGCAGTCGCTCGGCGTCAGGGAAGTCGTCACGTTCCTCGGTGCGCGCCCGAACACGGAGCTGCCCGGGCTGCTCGCGTCAGCGGAGGTGGCGGTGTTCCCGTCGCTCATGGAGGCGACCAGCGTGGCGGCGCTCGAGGCGATGAGCTGCGGTGTGCCGGTCGCCGCGTCACGCGTGGGCGGGCTTCCGGAGATCGTGGACGAGAGCGTCGGGACGCTGTTCGAGCCGGCCAACCCGCAGGACCTGGCGGCGCGGCTCGTCGCATTGCTGCAGAGCGGGGAGCTGGAGGAGCGTGGCCGGCGCGCGCGTGAGCGCGTGGTCGCGAACTGGAGCGTGCGGCGGCTGGCGGAGCGACATCGCGAGATCTATCAGACCCTGCTGGACGAGAGACGGACGTGAACGCAACGAAGGCCCGTACGGCGAAAAGAGCGACGGCGCCCGCATCCGCAGTGGAGCGCGTGCCGGCATGGGCGCCGCCCGTGCTCTACGCGCTCGCTACGCTGCTGCTGTTCCGCGAGGCCGTCTTCACGGGTGCCGGGATCCTCGGCATCGACACGATGGCGTTGAGCTACTTCGCACGCGACTTCTACACGGACGTCGTGAGGAGCGGCACGTTCCCGCTGTGGAATCCGCTGATCCTGGGCGGGCTGCCCTTCGTCGAGGGGATGCACGGCGACATCTTCTACCCGTTCTCGCTCGCGTTCTTCTTTCTCGACCCGCTGCACTTCTGGACCGTGAAGATGGCCGGCCACGTATTCCTGGCCGGTGTGTTCACGTACCTGTGGCTGCGCCGCGGGCTGGACGTGCGGCGCGGGCCCGCCATGTTCGGCGGCCTGGTCTTCATGATGGGCGCGGACCTGGTCAGCCTCGTCTACCCGGGCGGCGACGGGAAGCTGTTCGTATCTGCGCTCGCACCCCTCGTCTTCCTGCTGGCCGAGCGGTGCATGCGACACCGCCGCGTGAGTGACTTCGCGTTCTTCGCGCTCGGCATCGCGCTCGTGATGTTCACGTCGCACATGCAGCTCGCCTACTTCACCGTCTGGGGCGTGTCGTTGTACATGGTGTTCCGGGCGGTGCAGATCGGCCGGGTGGAGGGTGCAGGGAAGGGCGCCGCGCTGTTCGGCGCCTTCGCGCTGGTCGGCGTGCTGGGCGTCGCCGCCGCGGCCGTGCAGTTCCTGCCGCCGCTCCAGTACCTGCAGGAGTGGTCGCAGCGCGCGGACCGGACAGCGTCCGAGACCGGCGACGCGTATGAGTACGCGACCTCCTTCTCGCTGCACCCCGAGGAGATCATGTCCCTCGTGGTGCCGGAGTTCGTCGGCGACAACGCGCAGACGGAGACGCGCAGCGGCAACACGTACTGGGGCCGCAACCCGATGAAGCTGAACCACGAGTACGCCGGCTTCATCCCGCTGCTGCTCGCGCCCATCCTGTTCCTGCGCAGGCGTGACGCGCGCGCATGGTTCTTCGCCGGCCTGGCACTGCTTTCCCTGGTGTATGCGCTCGGCGCCAATACGCCGTTGTTCCGGCTGTTCTACCTGCTGCCGGGCGTGTCGCTCTTCCGCGCACCGTCGCTGATCATCTTCCTGTACGGCCTGAGCGTCGCAACACTCGGCGCGCTCGCGTTGCAGCGCATGCTCGACTGGGCACACGGTTCGGTCGACGAACAGCGGGCGGTGACGAAGTACCTGCTGATCGCGACGGCCGCCTTCGGGTTGCTTGCACTGGTCGAGTTCGCCGGCGGGGTCACGTCGCTCTGGCGTGCACTACTCTACAGCGACCTCGCACCGCCACGGCTGCAGGCGCTCGCTGCCAACGCCGACAACATCCAGCTCGGCTTCTGGCTGACGTTCCTGTTCGCCGCCATCGTAACCGGGCTCTGGTACGGCCTGTCCCGCAAGCTGTACGGCCCCGTGCTCGCGCTCTGGCTGCTGGTCGGTGTCGCCGCACTCGACGAGTACCGTGTCGGCCGGCCCTTCATCCGCGCCACGGTGCTGCTGAACCGCTTCGCGATGGATCCCGTCATGCTGCAACCGGACGAGTCGATCCGCTTCCTGCAGCAGCGCCAGGCCGCCGGTGAGGTCTTCCGCGTGCACGACCTCGGCTACGCCCTCGGCCAGGCGACATACGGCAGCAACATCCTCGCGATCCACGGCATCGAACAGGTCGGCGGGCATCACGGCAACGAGATGCGCTACTACGACCGGTTGATCGGCAGGCAGGACCAGGTGCCCAACGCCGTCCGCATCCTGCAGACGCCAGAGGGAGCCCAGGTCGAGGACTTCAGCCTGCTGCAACGCACCAATGCGGAGTACGTGGTCACGCCCGGACGCATCCAGCACCCGATGCTCGAGGAGGTGTTCGTCGGTTCGCGCAGCGCCGTGTACCGGTTGCAGGGTGTGCTGCCGCGCGCGTTCCTGGTGGGCAATGCCGAGGTCGTCTCCGATGATGTCGCGCTGGAGCGAATGCTCGACCCGGCGTTCGACGTCACCGGCACCGCGCTGCTTGCCACGCCGCTCGCGTCGGCGCAGTCGGGCGCCGGGGCGGTGCAGGGCAGCGTGGAGATCGCCGGGCGCGGACTGGACGAGATGACCCTGCGCGTGCAGACCGACGCGCCCGCCGTGCTGGTCGTGCTCGACAACTACTTTCCGGCATGGCATGCATGGGTCGACGGGGAGGAGGTTCAGGTGGTGCGAGCGAACCTGGCGTTCCGCGCACTGCCGGTCCCTGCAGGCGAGCACACCGTCACCATGCGCTACGTGCCGGAGTCGCTGCACGCCGGTGTAATGACCTCGGTCGGGTTGATCCTGCTGCTCACCGTCGTCGGTGTGGGTGGACTGGTGCTGGCCCGACGCCGCGACGGACGCGCTGCCCACAGCGTCGCTGATGCCGCGACTGCCGCGGACTGAGCGCAGATGAGCGGACGAACCGCGTACGACGTCGCCGGCCACTACGACGCCGGCTACTACCAGGACCTCGCGGCACGCTACCGCACACGCAACCGGTTCGCACGACAGCGTATCGCCAACGTGCTGTCGCTGCTGCCGCCACTGGACGGCCGCGTGCTGGTCGACATCGGGTGCGGCATGGGCACCTTCACGGTGGAAGCGGCACGGCGCGGGGCGCGCGCGCTCGGCGTGGACTTCGCACCGGAAGCACTGCCGGCGGCCGCGGCCGTCGCGCGCGCGGAGGGTGCGGAGCAGGCGTGGTTCACGCGCGCCGACGCCGTGCGCATGCCGCTCCGCGACCAGAGCGCCGACGTGGTCGTTGCGGCCGACATCACCGAGCATCTCGATGATGCGACGCTGCGCGGCGTGCTCGGCGACGTGCGGCGCGTGCTGCGCAGTGGCGGCTCGCTCGTCGTATACACGCCGGAGAACAGTCACATCTTCGAACGACTGCGTGACGCCGGCGTGATGAAGCAGGATCCGTCGCACATCGGTGTGCGCAGCGCACAGCAGCTTGCGGACGAAGTGCGCGCGGCCGGGCTCGCCGTGGTCGACGTGCGCTGGCTCCCGTCGCACCTGCCGGTCCTCAACCTGCTCGAGCGCGGGCTCGCGCGCTGGGTGCCGCTGCTCCGTCGCCGGATCGGAATCGTGGCGCGCAAATCATGAGCGACGGGACGCGGGAAGTCGGCGCGGGGCGCGCACATCGGCCGCGTCT of the Longimicrobiales bacterium genome contains:
- a CDS encoding glycosyltransferase family 4 protein, which encodes MKVLQQCIYFPPEVGGLESHAWYLCRELVRMGDDVTMVTSLSQPGLKRDEVREGVRVVRRWMPGRTPAGWIAHTSATFPAYLRLARHADVLHAQTFASAPPGMLAKRLYGHPLVLTLHTSHFLRLAGQPRWQPVLRGIIRAADWLLAASTEIRDVALGLYEHPRAEALTNGVDTTMFAPGPAAPVPAGRRRLIVPRRLFEKNGVEYFIRALPLVRERLDVEAVLVGDGPERAKLEALTQSLGVREVVTFLGARPNTELPGLLASAEVAVFPSLMEATSVAALEAMSCGVPVAASRVGGLPEIVDESVGTLFEPANPQDLAARLVALLQSGELEERGRRARERVVANWSVRRLAERHREIYQTLLDERRT
- a CDS encoding YfhO family protein, with protein sequence MNATKARTAKRATAPASAVERVPAWAPPVLYALATLLLFREAVFTGAGILGIDTMALSYFARDFYTDVVRSGTFPLWNPLILGGLPFVEGMHGDIFYPFSLAFFFLDPLHFWTVKMAGHVFLAGVFTYLWLRRGLDVRRGPAMFGGLVFMMGADLVSLVYPGGDGKLFVSALAPLVFLLAERCMRHRRVSDFAFFALGIALVMFTSHMQLAYFTVWGVSLYMVFRAVQIGRVEGAGKGAALFGAFALVGVLGVAAAAVQFLPPLQYLQEWSQRADRTASETGDAYEYATSFSLHPEEIMSLVVPEFVGDNAQTETRSGNTYWGRNPMKLNHEYAGFIPLLLAPILFLRRRDARAWFFAGLALLSLVYALGANTPLFRLFYLLPGVSLFRAPSLIIFLYGLSVATLGALALQRMLDWAHGSVDEQRAVTKYLLIATAAFGLLALVEFAGGVTSLWRALLYSDLAPPRLQALAANADNIQLGFWLTFLFAAIVTGLWYGLSRKLYGPVLALWLLVGVAALDEYRVGRPFIRATVLLNRFAMDPVMLQPDESIRFLQQRQAAGEVFRVHDLGYALGQATYGSNILAIHGIEQVGGHHGNEMRYYDRLIGRQDQVPNAVRILQTPEGAQVEDFSLLQRTNAEYVVTPGRIQHPMLEEVFVGSRSAVYRLQGVLPRAFLVGNAEVVSDDVALERMLDPAFDVTGTALLATPLASAQSGAGAVQGSVEIAGRGLDEMTLRVQTDAPAVLVVLDNYFPAWHAWVDGEEVQVVRANLAFRALPVPAGEHTVTMRYVPESLHAGVMTSVGLILLLTVVGVGGLVLARRRDGRAAHSVADAATAAD
- the wecB gene encoding UDP-N-acetylglucosamine 2-epimerase (non-hydrolyzing); the protein is MSRKQRKPRVLVVAGTRPEAIKLAPVMEALVARDEVETRLALTGQHTDLVDQVLEVFGLEPSWDLGIMREGQSLYDVAAGCLTELRAVYAEYEPNLVLVQGDTASVFFGSLTGFFEKTRVGHVEAGLRSHDKWRPYPEEVLRRLTSVVADMHFAPTPLARENLLAEGVPDDIVYVTGNTVVDALGRIAARERPVRDPVLRNVLADRRRLVLLTAHRRESFGAPLREAFDAVRDVADAHEDIVVVYPVHPNPQVKATAEATLAGHPRVRLVPPLDYFDLIQALRASTLVITDSGGIQEEAPSFETPVLVLREVTERPEGVNAGVAELVGTDGDAIRTRAAALLADPGVAERLRTVGNPYGDGRAGQRIADIVVHRLTGAERRTSDWNPAA
- a CDS encoding class I SAM-dependent methyltransferase, whose protein sequence is MSGRTAYDVAGHYDAGYYQDLAARYRTRNRFARQRIANVLSLLPPLDGRVLVDIGCGMGTFTVEAARRGARALGVDFAPEALPAAAAVARAEGAEQAWFTRADAVRMPLRDQSADVVVAADITEHLDDATLRGVLGDVRRVLRSGGSLVVYTPENSHIFERLRDAGVMKQDPSHIGVRSAQQLADEVRAAGLAVVDVRWLPSHLPVLNLLERGLARWVPLLRRRIGIVARKS